A region of Bacteroidota bacterium DNA encodes the following proteins:
- the rpsU gene encoding 30S ribosomal protein S21 produces the protein MIGINIQDHENIDKALRRFKKKYERSGVLKEFKKRTFFTKPSVKKRMARIKAVRRAYRTRMEETSM, from the coding sequence TTGATCGGCATCAATATTCAAGATCACGAGAATATCGACAAAGCTCTTAGAAGATTTAAGAAAAAATATGAACGATCAGGCGTACTGAAAGAATTTAAGAAAAGGACTTTCTTTACGAAACCTTCTGTCAAGAAACGAATGGCAAGAATAAAAGCAGTTCGCAGAGCTTACAGAACACGAATGGAAGAAACATCCATGTAA